One part of the Aricia agestis chromosome Z, ilAriAges1.1, whole genome shotgun sequence genome encodes these proteins:
- the LOC121738866 gene encoding nucleolar GTP-binding protein 2 isoform X2, translating to MGKVRSTPGAPRKEGLNKSGHSMNPDRPTEGLKGVGKPRTKGTIKRLQMYRNFKAKRDKTGKILTPAPFQGWLPSGTQARVEPNQKWFGNSRVISQNALQKFQDEFGAAIKNPYHVVMKPTNLPITLLNEKAKHARVHLLDTEGFDKTFGPKKQRKRVNLKFSDLQTFSKAVEDSSEKYDESKDVDRVRDDGGVRDGQREWIFGAGMSRRIWNELYKVIDSSDVLLQVLDARDPMGTRCPYIEKFLRKEKPHKHLIFILNKVDLVPNWVTQRWVAILSAEYPTVAFHASLTHPFGKGSLINLLRQFGKLHIDKKQISVGFIGYPNVGKSSVINTLRSKKVCKVAPIAGETKVWQYITLMKRIYLIDCPGVVYPSAETDTEKVLKGVVRVELVQNPEDYIEEVIKRVRKDYLIKTYKVDGWNTAMEFLEKMAARTGKLLKKGEPDINQVAKMVLNDWQRGKLPFYVAPEGYEVPFSKQTQPDSNDGTKEPQELGKKEDKPASAETEEEGKENEKSEKPSLVVNKLVIAQDFAKIRVGLQFDNEDDIKPLESVEIPDELKGIDEENEENKSQSENGTEEKQGDDTKADKDDSDSDISAFYSDNEEVNSDVEDYLTHKPEEVKEMKRKRLAAASGTFTVEEVSQINKRAKTNGETDKRKMTAKQRRALERSQKRTKTGSNFYEVSNMSSGSESDEEYVPGEPEQLSEEESAAEETELQYENEQDHKAKKRKANSKGKGRKKVKTRNNEKEIVEEEEEKVLEDKVDPEEEKKREDDLWAKFLEGTDTKPKPVKEMKDLPILTDTASKTSANIGKTKPKEDDKERERRIFDFAGEKIVVENNVVVDKIKSDDSSPSASQTQAPSIKKGGGISSILNQINKKNKLSTLEKSKLDWNTFKKDEGIEEEIVSHNKGKAGYLDRRDFLERTEYRQYEIERDLRMSRRSNR from the exons ATGGGTAAAGTGCGATCCACGCCGGGTGCTCCCCGCAAGGAGGGGCTCAACAAATCTGGACATTCCATGAATCCAGACAGACCGACTGAAGGGTTAAAGGGTGTTGGAAAACCGAGAACAAAAGGAACCATCAAGAGACTGCAGATGTATCGTAATTTTAAAGCCAAAAGGGACAAGACTGGAAAAATTTTGACACCAGCACCATTCCAAGGTTGGCTTCCTTCTGGCACACAAGCTCGCGTAGAACCAAACCAAAAATGGTTCGGTAACTCGCGTGTCATTTCTCAGAACGCCCTTCAAAAGTTTCAAGATGAATTTGGTGCAGCTATAAAGAATCCCTATCATGTTGTTATGAAACCTACAAACTTACCCATTACATTGTTGAATGAAAAAGCAAAACATGCCCGAGTACATTTACTGGATACGGAAGGATTCGATAAGACATTTGGACCTAAAAAACAGAGGAAAAGAGTTAacttaaaatttagtgatttacaaacattttcaaaGGCTGTTGAAGACAGTTCTGAAAAATATGATGAATCCAAAGATGTGGATAGAGTCAGGGATGACGGTGGTGTGAGAGACGGACAGCGAGAGTGGATATTCGGTGCTGGCATGAGCAGGAGGATATGGAATGAGCTGTACAAGGTTATTGATTCCTCCGATGTGCTACTGCAAGTTCTCGATGCTCGTGATCCCATGGGTACACGCTGTCCATACATAGAAAAATTTCTCAGAAAAGAAAAACCACAcaaacatttaatatttattttgaacaAAGTCGATTTAGTTCCAAATTGGGTTACACAAAGGTGGGTCGCTATATTGAGTGCAGAGTATCCAACTGTTGCTTTCCATGCCTCATTGACTCATCCATTCGGCAAAGGATCTCTCATTAATCTTCTTCGTCAATTTGGAAAACTACATATTGATAAGAAGCAAATAAGTGTGGGTTTCATAGGCTACCCTAATGTTGGAAAGTCTTCTGTAATCAATACATTGAGATCCAAAAAAGTGTGCAAGGTTGCTCCAATTGCTGGCGAAACAAAGGTGTGGCAGTACATCACTCTTAtgaaaagaatttatttaattgactGTCCGGGTGTTGTTTATCCATCGGCAGAAACGGACACAGAAAAAGTACTAAAGGGTGTAGTGAGGGTTGAACTAGTACAAAATCCAGAAGACTACATAGAGGAAGTGATCAAACGGGTCCGTAaagattatttaattaaaacctATAAGGTTGATGGCTGGAACACAGCTATGGAATTTTTGGAAAAAATGGCCGCCAGAACTGGAAAGTTACTGAAAAAGGGTGAACCAGATATAAATCAAGTTGCAAAAATGGTTCTTAATGATTGGCAGAGAGGAAAATTACCTTTTTATGTTGCACCTGAAGGTTATGAAGTTCCTTTCTCAAAACAAACCCAACCAGATAGTAATGACGGTACAAAGGAACCACAAGAACTAGGTAAGAAGGAGGATAAACCTGCATCTGCTGAAACTGAAGAGGAAGGAAAGGAAAATGAAAAGAGTGAGAAACCTAGTCTTGTTGTCAACAAATTAGTGATTGCACAAGATTTTGCCAAGATAAGAGTTGGATTACAATTTGATAATGAAGATGATATCAAACCCCTTGAAAGTGTGGAAATACCAGATGAATTGAAGGGCATTGATGAAGAGAATGAAGAAAACAAATCTCAAAGTGAGAATGGTACTGAAGAAAAGCAAGGCGATGACACAAAAGCTGACAAAGATGACAGTGATTCAGATATAAGTGCTTTTTACAGTGACAATGAGGAGGTAAATAGTGATGTTGAGGATTATTTGACACATAAACCAGAGGAAGTTAAAGAAATGAAAAGGAAACGACTAGCTGCAGCAAGTGGCACATTTACAGTTGAAGAAGTCTCCCAAATTAATAAGAGAGCTAAAACTAATGGAGAAACAGACAAAAGAAAAATGACAGCAAAACAGAGAAGAGCACTGGAAAGGTCACAGAAACGTACTAAAACAGGAAGCAACTTCTATGAAGTATCTAAT ATGTCGTCCGGAAGCGAAAGTGATGAAGAATATGTGCCAGGGGAACCCGAACAACTATCAGAAGAGGAATCGGCTGCTGAAGAAACTGAATTGCAGTACGAAAACGAACAAGACCACAAAGCTAAAAAGAGAAAAGCAAATTCAAAAGGTAAAGGCAGAAAGAAAGTAAAAACTAGGAATAACGAAAAAGAAATTGTCGAAGAGGAAGAAGAAAAGGTACTTGAAGATAAAGTTGACCCTGAAGAAGAGAAAAAGAGAGAGGATGATCTGTGGGCGAAATTTTTAGAAGGAACCGACACTAAGCCAAAACCTGTGAAGGAAATGAAAGATTTGCCAATACTGACAGACACAGCTAGTAAAACTTCTGCGAATATAGGGAAAACAAAACCAAAAGAAGATGACAAAGAACGGGAAAGGCGAATTTTCGATTTTGCTGGAGAGAAAATTGTCGTAGAAAATAATGTTGTTGTAGATAAAATTAAATCTGATGATAGTTCCCCTTCAG cgAGTCAAACACAAGCTCCTAGTATTAAAAAAGGTGGAGGAATTTCTAGTATTCTCAATCAAATCAACAAAAAGAACAAACTATCGACGTTAGAGAAATCTAAACTGGATTGGAACACGTTTAAAAAGGATGAAGGCATCGAAGAAGAGATCGTGAGTCACAACAAAGGAAAAGCTGG ATACCTCGATCGTCGAGACTTTCTAGAGAGAACGGAGTACCGCCAGTATGAAATAGAACGAGATCTGCGCATGAGTCGACGCAGCAATCGGTAG
- the LOC121738866 gene encoding nucleolar GTP-binding protein 2 isoform X1: MGKVRSTPGAPRKEGLNKSGHSMNPDRPTEGLKGVGKPRTKGTIKRLQMYRNFKAKRDKTGKILTPAPFQGWLPSGTQARVEPNQKWFGNSRVISQNALQKFQDEFGAAIKNPYHVVMKPTNLPITLLNEKAKHARVHLLDTEGFDKTFGPKKQRKRVNLKFSDLQTFSKAVEDSSEKYDESKDVDRVRDDGGVRDGQREWIFGAGMSRRIWNELYKVIDSSDVLLQVLDARDPMGTRCPYIEKFLRKEKPHKHLIFILNKVDLVPNWVTQRWVAILSAEYPTVAFHASLTHPFGKGSLINLLRQFGKLHIDKKQISVGFIGYPNVGKSSVINTLRSKKVCKVAPIAGETKVWQYITLMKRIYLIDCPGVVYPSAETDTEKVLKGVVRVELVQNPEDYIEEVIKRVRKDYLIKTYKVDGWNTAMEFLEKMAARTGKLLKKGEPDINQVAKMVLNDWQRGKLPFYVAPEGYEVPFSKQTQPDSNDGTKEPQELGKKEDKPASAETEEEGKENEKSEKPSLVVNKLVIAQDFAKIRVGLQFDNEDDIKPLESVEIPDELKGIDEENEENKSQSENGTEEKQGDDTKADKDDSDSDISAFYSDNEEVNSDVEDYLTHKPEEVKEMKRKRLAAASGTFTVEEVSQINKRAKTNGETDKRKMTAKQRRALERSQKRTKTGSNFYEVSNVKNRNRNKRKFV, from the coding sequence ATGGGTAAAGTGCGATCCACGCCGGGTGCTCCCCGCAAGGAGGGGCTCAACAAATCTGGACATTCCATGAATCCAGACAGACCGACTGAAGGGTTAAAGGGTGTTGGAAAACCGAGAACAAAAGGAACCATCAAGAGACTGCAGATGTATCGTAATTTTAAAGCCAAAAGGGACAAGACTGGAAAAATTTTGACACCAGCACCATTCCAAGGTTGGCTTCCTTCTGGCACACAAGCTCGCGTAGAACCAAACCAAAAATGGTTCGGTAACTCGCGTGTCATTTCTCAGAACGCCCTTCAAAAGTTTCAAGATGAATTTGGTGCAGCTATAAAGAATCCCTATCATGTTGTTATGAAACCTACAAACTTACCCATTACATTGTTGAATGAAAAAGCAAAACATGCCCGAGTACATTTACTGGATACGGAAGGATTCGATAAGACATTTGGACCTAAAAAACAGAGGAAAAGAGTTAacttaaaatttagtgatttacaaacattttcaaaGGCTGTTGAAGACAGTTCTGAAAAATATGATGAATCCAAAGATGTGGATAGAGTCAGGGATGACGGTGGTGTGAGAGACGGACAGCGAGAGTGGATATTCGGTGCTGGCATGAGCAGGAGGATATGGAATGAGCTGTACAAGGTTATTGATTCCTCCGATGTGCTACTGCAAGTTCTCGATGCTCGTGATCCCATGGGTACACGCTGTCCATACATAGAAAAATTTCTCAGAAAAGAAAAACCACAcaaacatttaatatttattttgaacaAAGTCGATTTAGTTCCAAATTGGGTTACACAAAGGTGGGTCGCTATATTGAGTGCAGAGTATCCAACTGTTGCTTTCCATGCCTCATTGACTCATCCATTCGGCAAAGGATCTCTCATTAATCTTCTTCGTCAATTTGGAAAACTACATATTGATAAGAAGCAAATAAGTGTGGGTTTCATAGGCTACCCTAATGTTGGAAAGTCTTCTGTAATCAATACATTGAGATCCAAAAAAGTGTGCAAGGTTGCTCCAATTGCTGGCGAAACAAAGGTGTGGCAGTACATCACTCTTAtgaaaagaatttatttaattgactGTCCGGGTGTTGTTTATCCATCGGCAGAAACGGACACAGAAAAAGTACTAAAGGGTGTAGTGAGGGTTGAACTAGTACAAAATCCAGAAGACTACATAGAGGAAGTGATCAAACGGGTCCGTAaagattatttaattaaaacctATAAGGTTGATGGCTGGAACACAGCTATGGAATTTTTGGAAAAAATGGCCGCCAGAACTGGAAAGTTACTGAAAAAGGGTGAACCAGATATAAATCAAGTTGCAAAAATGGTTCTTAATGATTGGCAGAGAGGAAAATTACCTTTTTATGTTGCACCTGAAGGTTATGAAGTTCCTTTCTCAAAACAAACCCAACCAGATAGTAATGACGGTACAAAGGAACCACAAGAACTAGGTAAGAAGGAGGATAAACCTGCATCTGCTGAAACTGAAGAGGAAGGAAAGGAAAATGAAAAGAGTGAGAAACCTAGTCTTGTTGTCAACAAATTAGTGATTGCACAAGATTTTGCCAAGATAAGAGTTGGATTACAATTTGATAATGAAGATGATATCAAACCCCTTGAAAGTGTGGAAATACCAGATGAATTGAAGGGCATTGATGAAGAGAATGAAGAAAACAAATCTCAAAGTGAGAATGGTACTGAAGAAAAGCAAGGCGATGACACAAAAGCTGACAAAGATGACAGTGATTCAGATATAAGTGCTTTTTACAGTGACAATGAGGAGGTAAATAGTGATGTTGAGGATTATTTGACACATAAACCAGAGGAAGTTAAAGAAATGAAAAGGAAACGACTAGCTGCAGCAAGTGGCACATTTACAGTTGAAGAAGTCTCCCAAATTAATAAGAGAGCTAAAACTAATGGAGAAACAGACAAAAGAAAAATGACAGCAAAACAGAGAAGAGCACTGGAAAGGTCACAGAAACGTACTAAAACAGGAAGCAACTTCTATGAAGTATCTAATGTtaaaaacagaaatagaaacaaaagaaaatttgtatga